In the genome of Populus trichocarpa isolate Nisqually-1 chromosome 6, P.trichocarpa_v4.1, whole genome shotgun sequence, one region contains:
- the LOC112327857 gene encoding omega-hydroxypalmitate O-feruloyl transferase — protein MASWVEELHFPHVNIPITIAHLLPVSPAGPISAAPGDSLYLSNLDDIIGARVFTPTIYFYRFDFLNNSTRKSVMKTLFDALSHVLVPYYPLSGRLRETKNGKLEVFFEQGQGALMVEAYSEMALDKLGELTVPNPAWSPLIFRFPNEEPYKILDMPLLIAQVTLFSCGGFSLGLRLCHCICDGLGAMQFLRAWAATAKSGTLVTNPDPCWNRKFFQPRNPPVVKYPHMEFMKIEEGSSLTRSLWQEKPVQKCYRISREFQAQLKSVAAQTNDQKFSYTTFDALAAHVWRSWVKALDVKPVNYKLRLTFSVNARNKLKNPPLKDGFYGNVVCLACAVSSVYELITRHLTETAHLVHDARIGVSEEYLRSTIDYVEVDRPTRLEFGGKLTITQWTRFSIYECADFGWGRPIYAGPIDLTPTPQVCVFLPEGEADPSDRMVVCICLPESATDKFKDFLSSVDQSRDEDVDRNN, from the coding sequence ATGGCTTCATGGGTTGAAGAGCTCCATTTTCCTCATGTAAACATCCCTATAACAATCGCCCACCTGCTTCCGGTATCGCCTGCAGGGCCCATATCAGCTGCCCCAGGTGATAGCCTCTACCTCTCTAACCTTGACGACATCATTGGAGCTCGTGTTTTCACCCCAACTATTTATTTCTATCGATTCGATTTCTTGAATAATTCCACCCGAAAATCTGTCATGAAAACTCTATTCGATGCTTTGTCACATGTTTTAGTTCCTTACTACCCTTTATCAGGCAGGCTTAGAGAAACCAAGAATGGTAAGTTGGAGGTATTTTTTGAACAAGGACAAGGCGCACTCATGGTAGAGGCATACTCAGAGATGGCCTTGGATAAACTAGGAGAACTTACAGTGCCGAATCCAGCATGGTCCCCATTGATTTTCAGGTTCCCAAACGAGGAACCCTACAAAATTCTTGACATGCCATTGCTTATAGCTCAGGTAACTCTCTTTAGCTGTGGTGGTTTTAGCCTGGGCTTAAGACTCTGCCACTGCATATGTGATGGTCTTGGTGCAATGCAATTCCTTCGTGCATGGGCTGCGACGGCGAAGTCAGGCACTTTGGTTACAAACCCTGACCCCTGTTGGAACAGGAAATTCTTCCAGCCTCGTAATCCACCTGTGGTTAAATACCCGCATATGGAATTTATGAAAATAGAAGAAGGCTCAAGCCTAACAAGGAGTCTATGGCAAGAAAAGCCTGTGCAAAAGTGTTACCGCATTAGCCGAGAGTTTCAAGCACAATTGAAATCTGTAGCAGCTCAAACAAATGATCAGAAGTTTTCCTACACAACATTTGATGCTTTGGCAGCTCATGTTTGGAGGTCATGGGTGAAAGCGCTAGATGTAAAACCAGTGAACTATAAGCTTAGGCTTACTTTTTCAGTCAATGCTCGCAACAAGCTTAAGAACCCGCCATTGAAAGATGGTTTTTATGGCAATGTGGTATGCCTAGCATGTGCAGTAAGCTCTGTGTATGAACTTATTACTAGACATCTCACAGAAACTGCTCATTTGGTTCACGATGCTAGGATTGGGGTGTCAGAGGAATACTTGAGATCAACAATCGATTATGTGGAAGTGGACAGGCCGACAAGGCTTGAATTTGGTGGGAAATTGACAATAACACAATGGACAAGGTTCTCAATATATGAATGTGCAGATTTTGGATGGGGAAGGCCTATTTATGCTGGTCCAATAGACTTGACCCCAACACCACAGGTATGTGTGTTCCTGCCGGAAGGGGAGGCGGATCCCAGTGACAGGATGGTGGTGTGCATATGCTTGCCTGAGTCAGCCACCgataaatttaaagatttcTTGAGTTCCGTAGATCAATCAAGGGATGAGGATGTTGATAGGAATAATTAA